The following proteins come from a genomic window of Pelagicoccus albus:
- a CDS encoding integron integrase, whose product MAESSVKEPEWLLRGRSEWKKSKFRGRDGSSFAYWIKKFLVYVERRNHGRLPSRVPRVGIINTFARFIEREWECSEDQIEEARRSLEWMAEACGFEGVKDGVDTRSQVEYVKPDLPYPWKLNDRLKARFSAWPDLVIGECRKRGLALRTERTYEQWTRRFSKWWEECACDSVDVPELGELAPAMEKAVVGFMDFLAVERCSAAATQRQALNSVAFLVTKALGLETLDFSGFVRGRSKRNLPVVLSISEVERLLGAMSGDCRLAAEVMYGGGLRLMEVLRLRLKDLDFEYGTILIRDGKGAKDRVVPLATSLNVALKRQIEFVKARHARDLEDGFGSVYMPPGLERKWPKAGKDVAWQYLFPSVKIQTDPVSSKRRRHHLSDRKLRDSVKKAARDVGILKRVTPHTLRHSFATHLLEKHYDIRTVQELLGHASVETTMIYTHVMNRPGLHVRSPMDELNLGGDSRDGDAAF is encoded by the coding sequence ATGGCTGAATCTTCTGTTAAGGAACCGGAGTGGCTTTTGCGTGGCCGTTCAGAGTGGAAAAAATCTAAATTCAGAGGAAGGGACGGGAGTTCTTTTGCTTATTGGATCAAGAAGTTTTTAGTCTATGTGGAGCGGCGCAATCACGGGCGTCTGCCTAGCAGGGTTCCGAGGGTGGGAATTATCAATACATTTGCTCGTTTTATCGAAAGAGAATGGGAGTGTAGCGAGGACCAGATCGAGGAAGCTCGCCGTAGCTTGGAGTGGATGGCTGAGGCGTGTGGTTTTGAGGGCGTTAAGGATGGGGTGGATACGCGTTCTCAAGTGGAGTATGTTAAGCCGGATTTGCCGTATCCTTGGAAATTGAATGATCGGTTGAAAGCTAGGTTCAGCGCTTGGCCGGATTTGGTAATTGGCGAATGCCGGAAGCGTGGGCTAGCGCTGAGGACGGAGAGAACCTACGAGCAGTGGACGCGTCGATTTTCGAAGTGGTGGGAGGAATGCGCTTGCGATTCGGTGGATGTGCCGGAGTTGGGTGAATTGGCTCCTGCGATGGAAAAGGCTGTGGTGGGGTTTATGGATTTTTTGGCGGTGGAGCGTTGCTCGGCGGCGGCCACGCAGCGTCAGGCTTTGAACTCGGTGGCTTTTTTGGTAACGAAGGCTCTTGGTCTAGAGACACTGGATTTCTCTGGATTTGTTCGAGGACGATCGAAGCGTAACCTTCCGGTGGTGCTTTCGATATCCGAGGTGGAGCGGCTCTTGGGAGCGATGTCTGGGGATTGCCGTCTAGCAGCGGAGGTGATGTATGGAGGCGGACTTCGGTTGATGGAGGTACTACGCTTGCGTCTAAAGGATTTGGATTTCGAATACGGCACGATTCTAATACGGGATGGGAAGGGCGCAAAGGATCGTGTAGTTCCGTTGGCGACCTCGCTTAACGTGGCTTTGAAGCGACAGATCGAATTCGTGAAGGCCAGGCACGCTCGCGACTTGGAGGATGGCTTTGGCAGCGTGTACATGCCTCCGGGACTAGAAAGAAAATGGCCTAAAGCAGGGAAGGACGTGGCTTGGCAGTATTTGTTTCCTTCGGTCAAAATACAGACGGATCCAGTTTCCTCTAAGCGGAGGAGGCATCACCTGTCCGACAGGAAATTGCGGGACTCGGTGAAAAAGGCGGCTCGCGATGTGGGGATACTAAAACGGGTAACGCCTCATACTCTCCGACATAGTTTTGCGACTCATCTTTTGGAGAAGCACTACGATATTCGGACGGTGCAGGAACTGTTGGGCCATGCGTCGGTGGAGACGACGATGATCTACACGCATGTTATGAACAGGCCGGGGTTGCACGTACGCAGCCCCATGGACGAACTCAATCTAGGCGGCGATTCGCGGGATGGTGACGCAGCTTTTTGA